A stretch of Arcobacter lacus DNA encodes these proteins:
- the cysD gene encoding sulfate adenylyltransferase subunit CysD, whose amino-acid sequence MISTERLTHLKQLEAESIHIIREVVAEFSNPVMMYSVGKDSAVMLHLALKAFAPAKLPFPLLHVDTLWKFKEMIAFRDKRAKEEGFELLVHTNPEGIEKNIGPFTHGSAVHTDIMKTQALKQALNKYKFDAVFGGARRDEEKSRAKERIYSFRDKNHRWDPKNQRPELWNIYNGRVHKDESIRVFPISNWTELDIWQYIYLEQIPIVPLYFAAKRPVVEKDGVKIMVDDDRMPIGPDDVIKEEMVRFRTLGCYPLTGAVESSATTLPEIIQEMLLAKTSERQGRVIDNDSAGSMEKKKIEGYF is encoded by the coding sequence ATGATAAGTACGGAAAGATTGACTCATTTAAAACAGCTTGAAGCTGAATCAATTCATATTATTAGAGAAGTTGTTGCTGAGTTTAGTAATCCAGTTATGATGTATAGTGTTGGTAAAGATTCTGCTGTTATGTTACATCTTGCACTTAAAGCTTTTGCACCTGCAAAATTACCATTTCCTCTACTTCACGTAGATACTTTATGGAAATTTAAAGAGATGATTGCATTTAGAGATAAAAGAGCAAAAGAAGAAGGTTTTGAACTTTTAGTTCATACAAATCCAGAAGGTATTGAAAAAAACATAGGACCTTTTACTCATGGAAGTGCAGTTCATACTGATATTATGAAAACTCAAGCTTTAAAACAAGCACTAAACAAATATAAATTTGATGCTGTTTTTGGTGGAGCTAGACGTGATGAAGAAAAATCAAGAGCAAAAGAGAGAATCTACTCTTTTAGAGATAAAAATCACAGATGGGATCCAAAAAATCAAAGACCTGAACTTTGGAATATTTACAATGGTAGAGTTCATAAAGATGAAAGTATAAGAGTTTTCCCTATTTCAAACTGGACAGAACTTGATATTTGGCAATATATCTATTTAGAGCAAATTCCAATTGTTCCTTTATATTTTGCTGCTAAAAGACCTGTTGTTGAAAAAGATGGTGTAAAAATCATGGTTGATGATGACAGAATGCCAATTGGTCCAGATGATGTAATAAAAGAAGAAATGGTTAGATTTAGAACACTTGGATGTTATCCTTTAACAGGAGCTGTTGAAAGTTCTGCAACAACTCTACCAGAAATTATCCAAGAGATGTTATTAGCGAAAACAAGTGAAAGACAAGGAAGAGTTATAGATAATGACTCAGCTGGTTCAATGGAAAAGAAAAAAATAGAAGGATACTTTTAA
- the cysN gene encoding sulfate adenylyltransferase subunit CysN — translation MSQIENKIATDIESYLKEHENKQLLKFITCGSVDDGKSTLIGRLLHDSKMIFEDQLAAIKKDSKKVGTTEGEFDLALLVDGLQSEREQGITIDVAYRYFTTDKRKFIIADTPGHEQYTRNMATGASTADLAIILIDARYGVQTQTRRHSFITKLLGIKHIVVAVNKMDLVSFSEDKFNEISASYLKFAKELGMTEDITLIPISALNGDNVVKRSEQSTWYKGDTLMNLLETIKIDEDRDLEHFRLPVQYVNRPNLNFRGFCGTIASGIIKVGDAITVLPSGKSSTVKKIVTYDGNLEYAYAQQAITLTLNDEIDISRGDVIVKSDEQSDLASNFDVDIVWMNEEPLTKGKQYFIKRATSQTVGTVDHFYYKTDVNTLEQSEANVLNLNEIARAKLDLEQIIAFDSYDKNKAMGSFIIIDRITNNTVGAGMIRNKSENQTKKDSIYSDFEIEFNALVRKHFPHWECKEIF, via the coding sequence ATGTCACAAATAGAAAATAAAATAGCAACAGATATTGAAAGCTACTTAAAAGAGCACGAAAATAAACAATTATTAAAATTTATCACTTGTGGAAGCGTTGATGATGGAAAATCAACTTTAATTGGAAGATTATTACATGATTCAAAAATGATTTTCGAAGACCAATTAGCAGCAATAAAAAAAGATAGTAAAAAAGTTGGAACAACTGAAGGTGAATTTGATTTAGCTCTTTTAGTTGATGGTTTACAAAGCGAAAGAGAACAAGGTATTACTATTGATGTTGCTTACAGATACTTTACAACAGATAAAAGAAAATTTATTATTGCAGACACTCCAGGTCATGAGCAATATACAAGAAATATGGCAACTGGTGCAAGTACAGCTGATTTGGCAATTATTTTAATTGATGCAAGATATGGTGTTCAAACACAAACAAGAAGACACTCTTTTATTACTAAATTACTTGGAATAAAACATATAGTAGTTGCAGTAAATAAAATGGATTTAGTTAGTTTTAGTGAAGATAAATTTAATGAAATTTCAGCTTCATACTTAAAATTTGCAAAAGAGTTAGGAATGACAGAAGATATAACTTTAATTCCTATTTCTGCTTTAAATGGTGATAATGTTGTAAAAAGAAGTGAACAATCTACTTGGTATAAAGGCGATACGTTGATGAATCTTCTTGAAACTATTAAAATTGATGAAGATAGAGATTTAGAACACTTTAGATTACCTGTTCAGTACGTAAACAGACCTAACTTAAACTTTAGAGGTTTTTGTGGAACAATTGCTAGTGGAATTATAAAAGTTGGTGATGCAATCACAGTTTTACCTTCAGGAAAAAGTTCAACAGTAAAAAAGATAGTTACTTATGATGGTAATTTAGAATATGCTTATGCTCAACAAGCAATTACATTAACTTTAAATGATGAAATTGATATTAGTAGAGGTGATGTTATTGTAAAAAGTGATGAGCAATCAGATTTAGCAAGTAACTTTGATGTAGATATTGTTTGGATGAATGAAGAGCCTTTAACAAAAGGTAAACAATATTTTATCAAAAGAGCAACTAGTCAAACAGTTGGAACTGTTGACCACTTTTATTATAAAACAGATGTAAATACTTTAGAGCAAAGTGAAGCAAATGTGTTAAATCTAAATGAAATTGCAAGAGCGAAGCTTGATTTAGAACAAATAATTGCTTTTGATTCTTATGATAAAAATAAAGCTATGGGAAGTTTTATTATCATTGATAGAATTACAAATAATACGGTTGGTGCAGGAATGATAAGAAATAAATCTGAAAATCAAACTAAAAAAGATAGTATTTATTCAGATTTTGAAATTGAATTCAATGCACTTGTTAGAAAACATTTCCCTCATTGGGAATGTAAAGAGATTTTTTAG